In Miniphocaeibacter halophilus, the following proteins share a genomic window:
- a CDS encoding glycine--tRNA ligase subunit beta, whose amino-acid sequence MDNKVLIEIGIKDLQYNLYDVVIRNLRESLNKNFEINNIKYDELKFNYSKNRILFSFSIPEETNISNDIISKIITDSLNKLFIPIKDLEISYYLKDYIIWIQGMRDDLFLNFNEFNISNEKDSNIKFYKMVSIDGYKELLRKNNIIFENDARRNYFITKSNRMAKEYGGILFDSNYLIEKYINAYNLPYPIIKKFDNKLLEYPQKLLIAILLDICNVFPIVNEKNALMPYFIFPVEKHNINNEIKINNIHLEIINTILEVLSKYEKTMEFDYEYYLNKMKKTKLPLEIGTVYDKTLRIKSFAKILGSYLKVGENTIKNIELEADICKLDLATDIVNEMPALKGIIGYLYAKESGFSDIVSNAMYMYYRPRFYYDKMPDTTSAKILSIADKLDSIANMFIYNTLNLKDNLYQTTDIRRKASGVINIIIENKWDLNLSIIIDDLIYTYIKYNNIVMDYKVLKNEIKSFILSKFREELVNKDFNYNSIDNLIKKYPDNISKIHEILVKGEEDE is encoded by the coding sequence ATGGACAATAAAGTTTTAATTGAAATAGGTATAAAGGATTTACAATATAATTTATATGATGTTGTTATTAGAAATTTAAGGGAAAGTTTGAATAAAAATTTTGAGATAAATAATATTAAATACGATGAATTAAAGTTCAATTATAGTAAAAACAGAATTTTGTTCTCTTTTAGTATTCCTGAAGAAACAAATATTTCTAACGATATTATTTCAAAAATTATTACAGATTCCTTAAATAAATTATTTATACCTATAAAAGATTTAGAAATTTCATATTATTTAAAGGATTATATAATATGGATTCAAGGGATGAGAGATGATTTATTTTTAAATTTTAATGAATTTAATATTTCCAATGAAAAAGATTCTAATATAAAATTTTATAAAATGGTTTCTATTGACGGGTATAAAGAACTTTTAAGGAAAAATAATATTATTTTTGAAAATGATGCACGTAGAAATTATTTTATTACAAAATCCAATCGAATGGCTAAAGAATATGGTGGAATATTATTTGATTCAAATTACTTAATTGAAAAATATATAAATGCATATAATTTGCCATATCCAATTATAAAAAAATTTGATAATAAATTATTAGAATATCCTCAAAAATTATTAATAGCAATTTTATTGGATATTTGTAATGTTTTTCCAATAGTTAATGAAAAGAATGCATTAATGCCTTATTTCATCTTTCCTGTAGAAAAACATAATATTAATAACGAAATTAAAATAAATAATATTCATTTAGAAATAATTAATACTATATTGGAAGTTTTGTCTAAGTATGAAAAAACTATGGAATTTGATTATGAATATTATTTAAATAAAATGAAAAAAACAAAATTGCCGTTAGAAATAGGTACAGTATACGATAAAACCCTTAGAATAAAATCTTTTGCTAAAATACTAGGTTCCTATTTAAAAGTAGGGGAAAATACTATAAAAAATATCGAATTAGAAGCAGATATATGCAAATTGGATCTGGCTACAGATATAGTAAATGAAATGCCAGCTTTAAAGGGAATTATTGGATATTTATATGCTAAAGAAAGTGGATTTAGTGATATTGTATCAAATGCTATGTATATGTACTATAGACCAAGGTTTTATTATGATAAGATGCCTGATACCACTTCTGCAAAAATACTTAGTATTGCTGACAAATTAGATTCAATAGCTAATATGTTTATTTATAATACGTTAAATTTAAAAGATAACCTATATCAAACTACTGATATTAGGAGAAAAGCAAGTGGTGTTATTAATATAATTATAGAAAATAAATGGGATTTAAATCTTTCTATTATAATTGATGATTTAATATATACCTATATAAAATACAATAATATAGTAATGGATTATAAGGTCCTTAAAAATGAAATTAAAAGTTTTATTTTATCTAAATTTCGAGAGGAACTGGTTAATAAAGACTTTAATTATAATTCCATTGATAATTTAATAAAAAAATATCCAGATAATATTTCAAAAATACATGAAATATTAGTAAAAGGAGAAGAAGATGAGTAG
- the era gene encoding GTPase Era: MFKSGFITVLGRSNVGKSTFLNYIMGEKLSIISNKPQTTRNKIKMIYTTENMQCIFLDTPGIQKPKNKLGEYMLKVSKDSLNDADIVTYIVDNSTIIGENEEYILNFLKNIKTPIILVINKIDLLTEANLEKIIALYEKYNIFKKIIAVSAVNGQNIDEYFDAVYELLPEGPMYYDEDEITDQPIKKIVSEIIREKTLVYLNEEIPHGINVVVDSLKHRTEKNIYDIYATIIVEKKSHKGMVIGKNGKMIKKIGTDARIDIENFLESKINLKLWVKIDPDWRNVNSRLSEYGYK, from the coding sequence ATGTTTAAATCTGGATTTATTACGGTATTAGGTAGGTCAAATGTAGGAAAATCTACATTTTTGAATTATATAATGGGGGAAAAATTATCAATTATTTCCAATAAACCTCAGACTACAAGAAATAAAATAAAAATGATATATACAACTGAAAATATGCAATGTATTTTTTTGGATACTCCAGGTATACAAAAACCTAAAAATAAATTAGGTGAATATATGTTGAAAGTATCAAAAGATAGTTTAAATGATGCTGATATTGTAACTTATATAGTTGACAATAGTACAATTATTGGAGAAAATGAAGAATATATTTTAAATTTTTTAAAAAATATAAAAACTCCAATTATATTAGTTATAAACAAAATAGATTTATTAACTGAAGCTAACCTAGAAAAAATTATTGCTTTATATGAAAAATATAATATTTTTAAAAAAATTATTGCAGTTTCTGCAGTAAATGGACAAAATATAGATGAGTATTTTGATGCAGTCTATGAACTATTACCTGAAGGTCCTATGTATTATGACGAGGATGAAATTACTGACCAACCTATTAAGAAAATAGTTTCTGAAATAATCAGAGAAAAGACTCTAGTTTATTTAAATGAAGAAATTCCACATGGAATAAATGTTGTTGTTGACAGCTTAAAACACAGAACAGAAAAGAATATATATGATATATATGCAACAATAATTGTCGAAAAAAAATCTCATAAGGGAATGGTTATAGGCAAAAACGGAAAAATGATTAAAAAAATTGGTACCGATGCTAGAATAGATATTGAAAATTTTCTAGAAAGTAAAATAAATTTAAAACTTTGGGTAAAAATTGATCCTGACTGGAGGAATGTCAATTCTAGATTGTCAGAATATGGATATAAATAA
- a CDS encoding pyruvate, water dikinase regulatory protein yields the protein MSSKNLIIVSDSTGETAIQMTNAIKVHFDLDGVNILRYPDILSNEEIDEMFNELTGENLIYSTIIREDILKYLKEKALEKNYTVVDLFEVPLTAAEKFFNQKAKREVGLTRTLSEDYFAKIEALDFAMKYDDGKDPRGIKLADIVLIGISRTSKTPLSLNLAFKNYKVCNIPLVPEINPPEELFQVDPKKIIGLIINKDKLNEIRNERLKSMGIVSGGEYSSENRILNELNFALELYEKIGCRVIDVTTKTIEETTSDIITMIDQKDNIN from the coding sequence ATGAGTAGTAAAAATTTAATTATAGTGTCTGATTCCACTGGCGAAACTGCTATTCAAATGACAAATGCTATAAAAGTACATTTTGACTTAGATGGAGTAAATATTTTAAGATATCCTGATATTTTGTCTAATGAAGAAATTGATGAAATGTTTAATGAACTAACAGGTGAAAATTTAATTTATTCAACTATTATAAGAGAAGACATCTTAAAATATTTAAAAGAAAAAGCTTTAGAAAAAAATTATACAGTTGTAGATTTATTTGAAGTTCCTTTAACGGCAGCTGAAAAATTCTTTAACCAAAAAGCTAAACGTGAAGTAGGATTAACAAGAACATTAAGTGAAGATTATTTTGCAAAAATTGAAGCACTTGATTTTGCTATGAAATATGATGATGGTAAAGATCCAAGGGGAATTAAATTAGCTGATATAGTTTTAATTGGAATATCCAGAACTTCAAAAACTCCATTATCCCTTAATTTAGCTTTTAAAAACTACAAAGTATGTAATATTCCCTTAGTACCTGAAATTAATCCTCCTGAGGAATTGTTTCAAGTAGATCCAAAAAAAATAATAGGACTTATAATTAATAAAGATAAATTAAATGAAATAAGAAATGAAAGATTAAAATCTATGGGAATAGTATCAGGTGGAGAATATTCATCTGAAAATAGAATATTAAATGAATTGAATTTTGCTTTAGAGCTATATGAAAAAATTGGTTGTAGAGTTATAGATGTAACTACTAAAACCATTGAAGAAACAACATCTGATATTATTACAATGATAGATCAAAAGGACAATATTAATTAA
- a CDS encoding C40 family peptidase: MNKKKLGASLGFVSLIALGVVGLGNETLSDVLKSAPKNYVESISTFKEEDIDKLIDENKNDKNDKKDNIETIKLALDNTVYDISKKDNTETIKQEETPNITDNSAVKQAPAETTVVEEDNISLSGEKVVETSKENNIENNSANSTMDNTNTVDNDSKTEDKSSSEVEVEVVNSDESSLSDENTTVSTPKIETNEAKVIELPVEGWVSHNLNVRSSAKIDAENIVGTLTVGTKISGTESNGWVKIEFENKTGYIARDYISNTEIKAPEKEETPAPENTVNDSATETNTNESVQTENSLTGWVKSPLNLRENSNTSSKVLTVLPAGTKVSGTESNGWVKITYNGLTGYIAKSYISSTEINNEENTTETNATETNTNESVQTDSSTINKIVNSAYGFVGYRYVYGSADPSVGFDCSGLTYYLYKTHAGITLNRNSAAQASNGYQVSRSNLKPGDLLFFATSGGKNISHVGLYVGNGKMVHASTPETGVKVDDINSNYYVNNFITARRIID; this comes from the coding sequence ATGAATAAGAAAAAATTAGGTGCATCACTGGGCTTTGTATCTTTAATAGCTTTAGGAGTAGTTGGTTTAGGTAACGAAACTTTAAGTGATGTTTTAAAGTCAGCGCCTAAAAATTATGTAGAAAGTATTTCAACTTTTAAAGAAGAAGATATAGATAAATTAATAGACGAAAATAAAAATGACAAAAACGATAAAAAAGATAATATAGAAACTATTAAATTAGCATTGGATAACACTGTTTATGATATTTCTAAAAAAGATAATACTGAAACTATTAAACAAGAAGAAACTCCAAACATTACAGATAACTCTGCTGTAAAACAAGCACCAGCAGAAACAACCGTTGTGGAAGAAGACAATATATCTCTTTCAGGAGAGAAAGTAGTTGAAACTTCTAAAGAAAACAATATAGAAAACAATAGTGCAAATTCAACTATGGATAATACAAATACTGTAGATAATGATTCTAAAACTGAAGATAAATCTAGTTCAGAAGTTGAAGTTGAAGTTGTTAATAGCGATGAAAGTTCATTATCAGATGAAAACACAACAGTTAGCACTCCAAAAATAGAAACTAATGAAGCAAAAGTTATAGAATTACCTGTTGAAGGTTGGGTATCTCATAATTTAAATGTACGTTCTAGTGCAAAAATTGATGCTGAGAATATAGTAGGTACTTTAACTGTAGGTACTAAAATTTCCGGTACTGAATCCAATGGTTGGGTTAAAATAGAATTTGAAAATAAAACAGGATATATTGCTAGGGACTATATTTCAAATACAGAAATTAAGGCTCCGGAAAAAGAAGAGACTCCAGCTCCTGAAAATACAGTAAATGATTCAGCTACAGAAACCAATACTAACGAATCTGTTCAAACTGAAAATTCATTAACCGGCTGGGTTAAAAGTCCTTTAAATTTAAGAGAAAATAGTAATACTAGTTCAAAAGTATTAACAGTATTACCTGCGGGTACTAAAGTTTCTGGTACTGAATCCAATGGTTGGGTTAAAATAACTTATAACGGACTAACTGGTTACATTGCTAAATCATATATTTCAAGTACCGAAATAAATAATGAAGAAAACACTACTGAAACTAATGCTACAGAAACCAATACTAACGAATCTGTTCAAACTGATTCTAGTACTATAAATAAAATAGTAAACAGTGCATATGGTTTTGTAGGTTATAGATATGTATATGGTTCAGCAGATCCTAGTGTAGGTTTTGACTGTTCAGGTTTGACATACTACCTTTATAAAACACATGCAGGTATTACTTTAAATAGAAACTCTGCAGCTCAGGCTTCAAATGGCTATCAGGTTTCAAGGTCTAACTTAAAACCTGGAGATTTATTGTTCTTTGCTACTTCAGGAGGAAAGAATATAAGTCATGTTGGACTTTATGTTGGAAATGGAAAAATGGTACATGCTTCTACTCCAGAAACTGGAGTTAAAGTAGACGATATAAATTCTAACTACTATGTTAATAACTTTATTACAGCAAGAAGAATAATCGATTAA
- the recO gene encoding DNA repair protein RecO, whose protein sequence is MQNNETRAIVLNTFNIKEKNKIIKVFSKNFGKMDLIYKDNKLGSLNNASQLDIFSEAFLNVYISKEYAYLIDYELISTRYKLRKNSLKILYGNVIIELLEKIFPMYFIEDKIYDLTLKVLDNLENKDNNGYLLVLAYILKFLAYTGYKLDFSKCANCSDSKSKKYYFSSQEGVLFCNNCTKGYNMYELDYSQITLVNKLLYSKIDFIPDVEYEDNLYLLTILIDSIKKIFEINKFNSLSFINLYKKGLYGQ, encoded by the coding sequence ATGCAAAATAATGAAACAAGAGCTATTGTACTAAATACCTTTAATATAAAAGAAAAGAATAAAATAATTAAGGTTTTTTCTAAAAACTTTGGCAAAATGGATCTAATTTATAAGGACAATAAATTAGGTTCATTAAATAATGCCAGTCAATTAGATATATTCAGTGAAGCTTTTTTAAATGTTTATATATCAAAGGAATATGCTTATTTAATAGATTATGAACTTATTTCTACCCGGTATAAATTAAGGAAAAATAGTTTAAAAATCCTATATGGAAATGTAATTATAGAATTATTAGAAAAAATTTTTCCAATGTATTTTATTGAAGATAAAATATATGATTTAACATTAAAAGTATTGGATAATTTAGAAAATAAAGATAATAACGGTTATTTACTTGTATTAGCCTATATATTAAAATTTTTAGCTTATACTGGATATAAATTAGACTTTAGTAAATGTGCAAATTGTAGTGATAGCAAATCAAAAAAATATTACTTTTCTTCACAAGAAGGAGTTTTATTTTGTAATAATTGTACAAAAGGTTATAATATGTATGAATTAGATTATTCACAAATTACATTAGTGAATAAATTATTATATTCTAAAATTGATTTTATTCCTGATGTAGAATATGAAGATAATTTGTATTTATTAACGATTTTAATAGATAGTATAAAAAAAATTTTCGAAATTAATAAGTTTAATTCATTAAGTTTTATTAACTTATATAAGAAAGGTTTATATGGACAATAA
- a CDS encoding L,D-transpeptidase family protein, whose protein sequence is MTEEVKKKSVFKKIFIAILILLVLVYLAGIYVFSKYTYPNTYLNEVKIPFKQIDTLFTNVDLDDILIYDKDNEKYVLNPTELNFVADYKDEIEVKQNSFLWPFEIFSKHEYINPVEKSVNADNLKSWINESELTKNMVEPVNAEIVKENNNYIIKEEVVGNTLDKDKLYTTIENSYLNSVNEITLKDEYIKPTVVKKDLEERAEFLNKLIGRNLSIKIHDDSLIKLDDMEIFINENEAKLDYEKVKNYVTELKNKYDNLNKERKFTTFAGNEVSVPGGNYGIQINLEKSTDAIFNALSEGDSEVVDLVYTHKSPNNGEIGNTYVEISIADQRMIFYKDGNVIVDTPVVTGQPNGKYDTPRGVWNVWIKERDRYLQGYNSDGTKYKSWVQYWLQIDYTGVGIHDAYWQNGNFGGQRYKTNAGSHGCINTPLSAVSTLYNNIEKGTPVIIY, encoded by the coding sequence ATGACAGAAGAAGTAAAAAAGAAAAGTGTATTTAAAAAAATATTTATTGCTATATTGATTTTACTCGTTTTAGTATATTTGGCAGGAATATATGTTTTTTCAAAATACACCTATCCCAACACTTATTTAAATGAAGTAAAAATTCCCTTTAAACAAATTGACACTTTGTTTACTAATGTAGACTTAGATGACATATTAATTTATGACAAGGACAATGAAAAATATGTTTTAAATCCAACAGAATTAAACTTTGTTGCAGATTATAAAGATGAAATTGAAGTTAAACAGAATTCTTTTCTATGGCCATTTGAAATATTTTCAAAACACGAATATATAAATCCTGTAGAAAAATCTGTTAATGCAGATAATTTAAAATCTTGGATAAATGAATCTGAATTAACTAAAAACATGGTAGAACCTGTAAATGCAGAAATAGTTAAAGAAAATAACAATTATATTATTAAAGAAGAGGTAGTTGGAAATACTCTAGATAAAGATAAATTGTATACTACAATTGAAAATTCTTATCTGAACTCCGTTAATGAAATAACATTAAAGGATGAATATATTAAACCAACAGTAGTAAAAAAAGATTTAGAAGAAAGAGCTGAATTTTTAAATAAATTAATAGGTAGAAATCTTTCTATTAAAATACATGATGATTCCTTAATTAAACTAGACGATATGGAAATCTTTATTAACGAAAATGAAGCTAAACTGGATTATGAAAAAGTTAAAAATTACGTTACAGAATTAAAAAACAAGTATGATAATTTAAACAAAGAAAGAAAATTCACTACTTTTGCAGGTAATGAAGTTTCAGTTCCAGGTGGAAATTATGGGATACAAATTAATTTAGAAAAAAGTACAGATGCTATTTTTAATGCACTATCTGAAGGAGATTCTGAAGTAGTTGATTTAGTTTATACTCATAAATCTCCAAATAATGGAGAAATTGGAAATACCTATGTAGAAATTAGCATAGCTGATCAAAGAATGATTTTTTATAAAGATGGAAATGTAATCGTAGATACCCCTGTAGTTACAGGTCAACCTAATGGTAAGTATGATACTCCTAGAGGAGTTTGGAATGTTTGGATTAAAGAGAGAGACAGATATTTACAAGGTTATAATTCAGATGGTACTAAATATAAGAGTTGGGTGCAATATTGGTTACAAATCGATTATACAGGTGTAGGAATTCATGATGCTTATTGGCAAAATGGAAATTTTGGAGGACAGAGATACAAAACAAATGCAGGTAGTCATGGTTGTATTAACACTCCTTTATCAGCAGTTAGTACACTTTATAATAATATCGAAAAAGGTACTCCTGTAATAATATATTAA